The Armatimonadota bacterium nucleotide sequence ATAACTTGTTCATTCCAACTGGTTGGCTGGCGAGGCTCAACATATTTAAGCAAGTCCTGGAGAACAAGCTTACAGTCGCCGACAATTGGCACATCCACATGCACTGTTTTGCCAATCTCGGCTGGGTCAATGTCTATATGGATGACTTTCGCTTTTTGGGCAAAAGCATCCAGTTTGCCTGTAACACGATCATCAAACCGAGCGCCGATGGCAATCAGCAAATCACAATGCGCTACGGCATAGTTCGCATAAGCCGTTCCATGCATCCCCAGCATGCCAAGCGAGTTTGGATGGGTCTCCGGGAACGCTCCTTTGCCTAGAAGTGTAGTTGTTACCAAAATATTAGTGCGCTCGCTCAGCTCCAAAAGTTCAGGGCTGGCACCTGAGGAGATCACTCCACCGCCGGCGTATATCACTGGCCGCTCAGCAGATGCTATTAGCTTTGCCGCCTTTTTAATTTGAAGTGGATGACCCACGGTGTTCGGTTTGTATGATGGGATGTCAACATTGGTTACAGGTTTGTAGTCAATCACACCTAAAGATACATCCATAGGCATGTCTATAAGCACAGGGCCAGGACGACCTGTGCGAGCGATATGAAATGCTTCCGCCACAACCTCTGGCACATCTTTGCTATTTTTCACGAGGAAATTGTGCTTAGTAATCGGCATGGTGATTCCGGTGATGTCGGCTTCTTGGAAGGAATCCTTGCCAAGCGCCGTTGTTCTCACCTGCCCAGTGATTGCAACTATGGGAATCGAGTCCATATATGCAGTAGCAATTCCTGTTACTAGATTTGTCGCTCCTGGGCCAGAGGTCGCAAAACAAACTCCCACTCTTCCGGTTGCACGAGCATAACCATCAGCCGCATGGGCTGCGCCCTGCTCATGCCTTACAAGTATATGCCGAATATCCTTGCAGTCGTACAGGCAGTCGTATATAGGAAGCATGACGCCTCCCGGAAAACCAAATATTACCTCAACACCTTCGCGTCTTAAGGATTCCACTAATGCCTGTGCTCCTGTTATCTTCAAACTACATTCCTCCGTCCTATTTCACAATCGCTCCAGTGCCGGCAGATGTCACATACCGGGCATATCGAGCGAGATATCCTTCTTTCACTTTTGGCTCAGGGGCAGTCCATGATGCACGCCTCTTCGCCAGCTCTTCATCAGATAATCGAACATTGATTGTTTTGGCTGGGATGTCTATGTCGATGATGTCGCCATCTTTCAACAAAGCGATATTGCCGCCCTCAGCTGCTTCGGGGGAGATGTGACCAATAGAACACCCTTTCGATGCACCAGAGAATCGCCCGTCAGTTATGAGCGCCATCTCAGTCTCAAGCCCCATGCCTACAACAGCAGCTGTTGGGAAAAGCATTTCGCGCATCCCTGGTCCACCTTTCGGCCCTTCATATCGAACCACAATAACCGAGCCTTTAGGAAGCTTGCCACTAAGAATTGCTGAAGTCGCCGCGTCCTCCGAATCGAAAACAACTGCTGGGCCGGAGAATTTAAGCACTTCAGGCGCAACAGCGGACTGCTTTACAACCGCACCATCCTGGGCAATATTGCCTCGCAGGATGGCTAAACCTCCTTCTGCGTGATATGGACTTGCGACAGAACGTATTACGTCAGGCCGCAGGATTTCACGCTTACTTATATTTTCTCGGACAGTCTTGCCGGTCACCGTTATGTTATCTGGCGATGGAAGTAAGCCATTTTTAAGGAGTTCATTCATGACCGCAGGTATTCCGCCAGCTTGGTCCAAGTCTTCCAGATGATGCTTCCCAGCAGGGCTGAGACTACAGAGGTGCGGTGTTCGTGCACTTAGCTTATTGAAATCATCGAGATCGAGTTTAACGCGGGCCTCATTGGCAATTGCAAGCACGTGGAGCACGGTGTTTGTCGAACAACCAAGTGCCATATCAACTGCAATTGCATTCTCGAACGCATCCTTTGTCATAATATCTCGAGGCTTGATTTGCTTCTCAAGGAGGTTCATAATTGCCATGCCCGCCTGCTTTGCCAAGCGAATGCGTGCGGAAGCTACTGCCGGTATTGTGCCATTCCCTGGAAGCCCCATCCCAAGAGCTTCTGTCAGACAGTTCATTGAGTTTGCCGTGAACATTCCAGCACATGAACCACAGCCAGGGCAAGCAACCTCTTCAATTTGTGCCAGCTCCTCCTCCGTCATTTTGCCGCTTGCAACTGCGCCGACACCTTCCATAACCTTTGTGAAAGATATCGCCTCGCCCTTATAGAAGCCTGCGAGCATTGGTCCGCCACTTATTACTATCGCTGGAATATTCAGCCGTGCAGCCGCCATTAGCATTCCCGGTATAATCTTGTCGCAGTTTGGAATGAGTACAAGCGCATCCAAACCATGCGCAATTGTCATTGATTCTACCGAGTCTGCAATAAGCTCTCTGCTTGCCAGGGAGTATTTCATCCCTTCGTGTCCCATCGCAATCCCATCGCAGATTCCTATCATGCCGAACTCGAGCGGAGTTCCACCTGCCATTCGGATGCCAGCCTTAACGGCCTCTGCGATTTTATCCAGATGGATATGGCCAGGCACAATTTCGTTAGCCGAGTTTACAACTCCAATAAACGGCCTTGCCATTTCCTCCTTTGTCAACCCGTCGGCATAAAATAGCATTCTGTGGGGAGCACGCTCCAATCCCTTTTTCACGGCATCGCTTCTCACGCTTGTCACCTCTTAAAATCGTTATCTGTTGCTTTTATATAGATTGTCATTAAAACTTGGTAAACTCAAGTGAAATTCAACTTGGTTTAAATTTGCACAAACGCCTCTCGGCCCAAAGGGACGAGAGGCTAACTCTCACGCGGTACCACCCTGGTTTGACCAAAGCGCTTCTATAATTGAAGGTGAAGCTGCTTGGCCCGCTCTTAGCAGGATAACGGCCGCCAACCGTGAGAACTTACTTAGCCCGGCGGGCGAAATGGAAGAATGTTCGACTCATTTCTTCCATTCGGCCCATACGGTTTTCGGCTCTCATGCTCCGAGGTGAGATTCGACAGACGCCCGCGTTACCTCGCACCATCCGGCAACTCTCTGAAACGGCCCCATTCTGTCTACTAGCCTCTTCAACGCGTTTACAAAATGTAGTTGTCTGAGCATAATAACACATTACAAAAATAGAGTCAAGTTTTCCATACTTAAATTTGCCTTAAAACATTTGAGGCAGCATTCAGTTGGTGGGGGTTATTATAGGAAGCACAAAATTATGTTGGAATTGGGTTAACTTTTCGCTGCCGAATTAGCGCAAAGATAATCCCTGCAGCAATCAAATGCATAAAGCCGGCGGCGACAAAAATTGGCATGTAACTTCCGAAATCTACAATTTTGCCAACAAGTATCATAACAACTCCGCCAGCAAGAATTCCCAAGGTTCCCGAGATGCCGTATGCTGATGCCACCATTCGTTTTGAGAAAAGGTCGCCAGGCAAAGTAAGCACGCTTGCCGCCCAACTCTGGTGCGCAAATGGTGGTATGGACACAAAAACAAGCGCCCACTTCCAGCTTTCGACAAATACGGCAGGAATTACCATTGGCATCAGCGCCGCGCTGAGAAGGAGAGCAACTTTCCGAGCGGTGAGTACTGGCCACCCTCGCTTGATAAAGTAAGCCGAGATTCCACCACCTACAATGCTTCCCACGTCCGCGGCAAAAAATGGTATCCAGACAAACATTGCGATTTGCTTTATGTCAAAACCCCGTTCAGCCTTGAAATATTTTGGTAGCCACATGGTAAAAAAGAGCCACACGGGGTCGGTCAGAGTCCTAGCCGCGATAAGCGCCCAAAGTTCCTTTCGAGAAAGCACCTCTTTCCAAATTCCGTGCTGTGCAACGTCTTCTACCTTTTCCTCTGCCTGTCCGCTTCTAATATACGCCAGCTCCTCTTTTGTAAGTAAGCGGTTCTTTTCTGGTTGCTGATATAGGAGAAGCCAAAAAAACAGCCAAACAAAGCCAATTAAACCTGTCGCTATAAATGCGGCTCTCCAGCCGAAAGCAATGATAAGTGCTCCGACCAACGGCGGAGCAATTGCCGCGCCTAATCCTGCACCAAGATTGAAGATGCCTGTTGCAACCGCTCGCTCCTTAGGAGGGAACCATTCTGCAACTGCTTTTGCTGCGCCGGGGAAGTTGCCTGCTTCTCCTATCCCCAACAGCGCTCTCAAACAAGCAAAGGAAAATACACTGCCTGCAAATGCATGGGCAATATTTGCTATGGACCACCATGTAACCGCAATTGCCATTCCACGCCTAGTTGTGAGCCAGTCTATGATTCTGCCCATAAATGGGTGCATAATTCCGTAGGCTATCAAGAAGGCAAAGGTGATATATCCATAGTCCGTGTTGCTCATATGGAAATGGCGGTCGAGTTCCACTTGTGCTACAGAAAGCGAGTTGCGGTCCAAATAGTTGATTGTTGTTACAAGCATTAGCATTCCGGCGATATGCCAGCGCAGGTGCTTCATGGGAGACCCTCCAAATGCCGGTTAAACGATTAAGCAAGCTTAGAATACAAGACTCATAGGTTAAGAGTCAATAGGGGAACTGATGACTGGCAGCAGACAGCGGAGAAATACCACCCAAATTTAAGTTTTCCCTTTTTCCTTGAGTGCTTTTTCTGCCCAGAATTTGTTAGTGCGATACAAGCTTTCAAAAGTGCCAGCGTCGCTCCAAAAACCTTCAAGCTCAACCCAATCCAGCTGGCCAGCTTTTATGTATAAATTGTTTACATCCGTAATTTCAAGCTCGCCGCGTGCCGAGGGCTTACATTTTCGAATGAATTCAAAAACCTGACTATCGTAGATATATAGCCCTGTAACGGCAAAATCGGACTTTGGTTGTTTTGGCTTTTCCTCGATTGCAATAATCCTGCCGCCTTCGCCAAAAACTGGGACACCAAACCGCTCAGGGTCGGGTACTCGCTTTAGGAATATTCGTGCGCCCTGTTTAAATGACCTTACTGCCGGGCCAATATCAGCATCGGTTGTATTGTCTCCAAGAATTACAGTTATGCTTCCGCCGTCGGCAAAATCTTCACATAACGAAAGCGCCTCCGCAATACCGCCTTCCTTAGCTTGGTATGCATATTCAAGGTGTCTCAATCCAAGCTGTTCGCCATTTTGGAGTACGCTAAGGAAGTCACCTGCATGAGGCCCGCCTGTGACTACCATTACTTCTGTTATGCCCGCTTTGACAAGCGTTTGGATTGGATAAAAAATCATTGGCTTATCAAAGACAGGCAGCAAATGCTTGTTAGTTGCATATGTGAGTGGATAAAGACGTGTACCAAGGCCGCCGGCGAGAACTACACCTTTCATGGATAACTAGCCACCCCCTAAGAGTTGGTCACAAGCCAGGGCAATTATAGCAACCCTCGAGGGACGGTGTCAAATGGCATAATTTACACTACGATCGTGCTTTCTCGGACTTCTTGGTGAACCATCGAATGGCAACAGCCGAGAGTAGCAGGGCTATGAAAGAAAGAAGCCCGGCCTCGGGACCGAAATCTCCGCCTAACCAAAGGGTATTTGCCGTTCTTATCTGCTCAATCCAACTATCGAACTCAATTCCACTAACTGGGAAACCGAACACAGGGCCTAGGAAAAAATTCCAGCCGAAGTGAAATCCTATTGGGAGCCACAAGCGGCCTGTTGCCAAATATCCATAACCGAGAACAATGCCTGCTGCCATTGTGCCCAAAAAGCCGAACAAAGTAGCTCCAGGATTAAGAAAATGAAGCATTGAGAAGAACGCCGAGCTTATAATAAGAGCTGAAAACGCACCATAGCCCCATTTAAGCGTTCGAAGCACATACCCTCGAACCATTGTTTCCTCAACAACCGCAATTGAAGCCATCAGTAGGATGGTGAGCAAAAGGGTGGACAAAATTTTGGCAGGAGGCTTTTCGAAAATAAAGCCTGTTACTCTTACCCAACCCATGACGTATGAAATAATAAATATAAAGCTGGTCGCAAGAGCACCTATGGAAATACCTAATAACAACTCCCTTACCCATTTTTCTCTAAAATTGAAGCCAAGTGCTTCTGCAGGCAGCTTATCAACGAATAAGATAAAGCCAAATGATATAAGTAGAACAGCAAACGTCGCTGATATGTAATAAATAGTCATAAGAGGCAAGTTGCTCTGAAAATCAAAGACGTCCGTGACTTTTATTTTGAAAGCAAAAATAAAAGGGGCAATAGCAAAACCTACCAGTACTAAGCCCACCCCAATTGTGAACAGATATAACATTAGCCTTACTATGGGCTCAAATACATATCTTGGAGGACGTTCCTCAATTCTACCTTCGATTTCGCTTACAGGTAATTCAGTTTCGCTCATGGTTTGCATACCTTACAAGGCACATATCCTTCGTTTATTGCTTCTTCCCGCGTTTTGAAATAAATACGGTTTTTCTCTGCCGGAAGATATCGACAGTCCTGTCGATGAAATTTCAGGCTCCGCTTGTTTCCAACATAGTTCCCAAAATTCTCTGTTTCGTTCGGCTTTGCTAAAAGCGTACACCATGTGGAGGCTAAGCTGTTTGCAGCCAATGAGAATATTCTAGAACCTACCTCTTCCGATGCGTCCGATTTCCCATCCTCAGCCTTTGAAAGTTTCTTCAGCTCTTCATTTGCTTTTTGTGCAATCTGGACCGCGAAACTAGATGGATTATCAACTCTTTGACCTCCTTC carries:
- the ilvB gene encoding biosynthetic-type acetolactate synthase large subunit gives rise to the protein MKITGAQALVESLRREGVEVIFGFPGGVMLPIYDCLYDCKDIRHILVRHEQGAAHAADGYARATGRVGVCFATSGPGATNLVTGIATAYMDSIPIVAITGQVRTTALGKDSFQEADITGITMPITKHNFLVKNSKDVPEVVAEAFHIARTGRPGPVLIDMPMDVSLGVIDYKPVTNVDIPSYKPNTVGHPLQIKKAAKLIASAERPVIYAGGGVISSGASPELLELSERTNILVTTTLLGKGAFPETHPNSLGMLGMHGTAYANYAVAHCDLLIAIGARFDDRVTGKLDAFAQKAKVIHIDIDPAEIGKTVHVDVPIVGDCKLVLQDLLKYVEPRQPTSWNEQVMKWKAEYPLHYGENGLLPQYVIEKIWEVTNGEAVVATGVGQHQMWAAQFYKCKYPRQFLSSGGLGTMGFGFPAGIGAKVGRPNDIVFVIDGDGSFQMTLQELIVAVENKIAVKVAILNNQYLGMVRQWQELFWNRRYAGVDIAAQPDFVKLAEAYGAVGMRIEKKEQVVDALKKSLEYDDVPVIMDFHIEREENVFPMIPAGQSIEEMMVRRPK
- the ilvD gene encoding dihydroxy-acid dehydratase encodes the protein MRSDAVKKGLERAPHRMLFYADGLTKEEMARPFIGVVNSANEIVPGHIHLDKIAEAVKAGIRMAGGTPLEFGMIGICDGIAMGHEGMKYSLASRELIADSVESMTIAHGLDALVLIPNCDKIIPGMLMAAARLNIPAIVISGGPMLAGFYKGEAISFTKVMEGVGAVASGKMTEEELAQIEEVACPGCGSCAGMFTANSMNCLTEALGMGLPGNGTIPAVASARIRLAKQAGMAIMNLLEKQIKPRDIMTKDAFENAIAVDMALGCSTNTVLHVLAIANEARVKLDLDDFNKLSARTPHLCSLSPAGKHHLEDLDQAGGIPAVMNELLKNGLLPSPDNITVTGKTVRENISKREILRPDVIRSVASPYHAEGGLAILRGNIAQDGAVVKQSAVAPEVLKFSGPAVVFDSEDAATSAILSGKLPKGSVIVVRYEGPKGGPGMREMLFPTAAVVGMGLETEMALITDGRFSGASKGCSIGHISPEAAEGGNIALLKDGDIIDIDIPAKTINVRLSDEELAKRRASWTAPEPKVKEGYLARYARYVTSAGTGAIVK
- a CDS encoding MFS transporter is translated as MKHLRWHIAGMLMLVTTINYLDRNSLSVAQVELDRHFHMSNTDYGYITFAFLIAYGIMHPFMGRIIDWLTTRRGMAIAVTWWSIANIAHAFAGSVFSFACLRALLGIGEAGNFPGAAKAVAEWFPPKERAVATGIFNLGAGLGAAIAPPLVGALIIAFGWRAAFIATGLIGFVWLFFWLLLYQQPEKNRLLTKEELAYIRSGQAEEKVEDVAQHGIWKEVLSRKELWALIAARTLTDPVWLFFTMWLPKYFKAERGFDIKQIAMFVWIPFFAADVGSIVGGGISAYFIKRGWPVLTARKVALLLSAALMPMVIPAVFVESWKWALVFVSIPPFAHQSWAASVLTLPGDLFSKRMVASAYGISGTLGILAGGVVMILVGKIVDFGSYMPIFVAAGFMHLIAAGIIFALIRQRKVNPIPT
- a CDS encoding sugar phosphate nucleotidyltransferase gives rise to the protein MKGVVLAGGLGTRLYPLTYATNKHLLPVFDKPMIFYPIQTLVKAGITEVMVVTGGPHAGDFLSVLQNGEQLGLRHLEYAYQAKEGGIAEALSLCEDFADGGSITVILGDNTTDADIGPAVRSFKQGARIFLKRVPDPERFGVPVFGEGGRIIAIEEKPKQPKSDFAVTGLYIYDSQVFEFIRKCKPSARGELEITDVNNLYIKAGQLDWVELEGFWSDAGTFESLYRTNKFWAEKALKEKGKT
- a CDS encoding type II CAAX endopeptidase family protein — encoded protein: MSETELPVSEIEGRIEERPPRYVFEPIVRLMLYLFTIGVGLVLVGFAIAPFIFAFKIKVTDVFDFQSNLPLMTIYYISATFAVLLISFGFILFVDKLPAEALGFNFREKWVRELLLGISIGALATSFIFIISYVMGWVRVTGFIFEKPPAKILSTLLLTILLMASIAVVEETMVRGYVLRTLKWGYGAFSALIISSAFFSMLHFLNPGATLFGFLGTMAAGIVLGYGYLATGRLWLPIGFHFGWNFFLGPVFGFPVSGIEFDSWIEQIRTANTLWLGGDFGPEAGLLSFIALLLSAVAIRWFTKKSEKARS